One Halostagnicola kamekurae DNA segment encodes these proteins:
- a CDS encoding MFS transporter, which translates to MEESDTLKSDPKLYAILGLAGAGVLASTLVSPALPGVASKFDLTEARVGMVMTAFFLTAVVAIPIVGIVTDVWGRRRVFLGSLLVYGAAGTLIGFVDTFAVVLLLRAVQGCAFPGLLPMAITLIGDHYDGAVATTAQGYLTSITGFGGIVSPLAAGVLVDISWRLPFWLYGISFVAFVLCYWWLPEPTASHTDQKSTALESTAGPNPTPGANRPAVPNPAPERSEPATPGSTPDHEQVREPGDANAGGNTSVLTARVSAWIARLSEMVREVEDALTSEARTVIAAVIALFFVRYALFTFMPLYAVTVLGASEFIGGVAVAVLGLGRFVAAPYAGRLATWISRPTVLVSSLLCFGAGTWALLLTTDPWAVIVILGLTSVGDGLFDPIANDIVTMSAPAAVRGRIVSVLEVGKTGAIAVSPAAFGLLLSASSYTILFLTGGALMAATAGTVGFVLFDD; encoded by the coding sequence ATGGAAGAGTCGGACACCTTGAAATCCGATCCGAAGCTCTACGCTATCCTCGGGCTCGCCGGCGCCGGCGTGCTCGCGAGCACACTCGTTTCGCCCGCCTTGCCGGGGGTGGCGTCGAAGTTCGACCTGACGGAGGCTCGAGTCGGGATGGTGATGACCGCCTTTTTCCTGACCGCAGTCGTCGCAATTCCGATCGTCGGTATCGTGACCGACGTCTGGGGCCGACGTCGAGTGTTTCTGGGATCGTTACTCGTCTACGGCGCGGCGGGGACGCTGATCGGGTTCGTCGACACGTTCGCGGTCGTGTTGCTCCTGCGGGCGGTACAAGGGTGTGCCTTCCCGGGTCTGCTGCCGATGGCGATCACGCTGATCGGCGACCATTACGACGGGGCCGTCGCGACCACGGCGCAGGGCTATCTCACGAGCATCACCGGGTTCGGCGGGATCGTTTCTCCGCTCGCCGCCGGCGTGCTCGTCGACATCTCCTGGCGGCTTCCTTTCTGGCTCTACGGGATTTCGTTCGTCGCATTTGTCTTGTGTTACTGGTGGCTTCCGGAACCGACCGCCTCCCACACGGACCAGAAATCGACAGCGCTCGAGTCGACCGCCGGTCCGAATCCCACGCCGGGGGCGAATCGGCCCGCGGTTCCGAACCCCGCGCCGGAACGCAGCGAACCGGCAACCCCCGGTTCCACCCCGGATCACGAGCAGGTAAGAGAGCCCGGCGATGCGAACGCGGGTGGAAATACCAGCGTCTTGACCGCCCGGGTTTCGGCCTGGATCGCCCGGCTTTCGGAGATGGTACGCGAAGTCGAAGACGCGCTGACGAGCGAGGCCAGAACCGTCATCGCCGCCGTCATCGCCCTGTTTTTCGTCCGATACGCGCTGTTTACGTTCATGCCGCTGTACGCGGTCACCGTGTTGGGAGCCAGCGAGTTTATCGGAGGCGTTGCCGTCGCCGTCCTCGGGTTAGGGAGATTCGTCGCGGCACCCTACGCAGGACGGCTCGCGACCTGGATCAGCCGGCCGACGGTTCTGGTCTCGAGCCTGCTCTGTTTCGGCGCGGGAACCTGGGCGCTCCTCCTGACGACCGATCCCTGGGCCGTCATCGTCATCCTCGGACTGACGAGCGTCGGGGACGGTCTGTTCGACCCGATCGCGAACGATATCGTCACGATGAGCGCCCCTGCGGCCGTCCGTGGCCGCATCGTCAGCGTCCTCGAGGTCGGAAAAACGGGGGCGATTGCGGTGTCGCCGGCCGCGTTCGGGCTCTTGCTCTCGGCGAGTTCCTACACGATACTGTTCCTGACGGGCGGGGCGCTTATGGCGGCGACGGCAGGGACCGTCGGGTTCGTCCTGTTCGACGACTAG
- a CDS encoding ORC1-type DNA replication protein, whose protein sequence is MDGDPDEGMLSWDESVFRNEHVFEIDYVPETFKHRESQTQSLTYALRPAVRGSRPLNVMVRGPPGTGKTTAIQKLFDEVGAQTGDIRTIRVNCQVNSTRYSVFSRLFEGTFDYEPPSSGISFKKLFGQIAEKLVEQDRVLVVALDDVNYLFYENEASDTLYSLLRAHEEYPGAKIGVVVVSSDPTLEVIDELDSRVQSVFRPEDVYFPVYDQPEIVDILDERVRKGFNDGVISRDTLEYVAELTAESGDLRVGIDLLRRAGLTAEMRASRVVEREDVETAYEKSKYVSLSQSLSGLSDTERTLLEVIATNDGEQAGAVYEAFREETDLGYTRYSEIVNKLDQLGLIEADYAEIDGRGRSRSLTLAYEKEAVLDRLE, encoded by the coding sequence ATGGATGGGGACCCCGACGAGGGGATGTTGTCGTGGGACGAATCCGTGTTCCGGAACGAACACGTCTTCGAGATCGACTACGTCCCCGAGACGTTCAAACACCGCGAGAGTCAGACCCAGAGTCTGACCTACGCCTTGCGGCCCGCGGTTCGCGGGTCGCGCCCGCTGAACGTGATGGTCCGAGGGCCGCCCGGAACGGGAAAGACCACCGCGATTCAGAAGCTGTTCGACGAGGTCGGCGCACAGACCGGCGACATTCGAACGATTCGGGTCAACTGCCAGGTCAACTCGACGCGCTACTCGGTGTTCTCCCGGCTGTTCGAGGGGACCTTCGACTACGAACCGCCCTCGTCGGGCATCTCCTTCAAGAAACTGTTCGGCCAGATCGCCGAGAAACTCGTCGAGCAAGACCGCGTACTCGTCGTCGCGCTCGACGACGTAAACTACCTCTTTTACGAGAACGAGGCCTCCGACACGCTCTACTCGCTGCTTCGCGCCCACGAGGAGTACCCCGGCGCGAAGATCGGCGTCGTCGTGGTCTCCTCCGATCCGACCCTCGAGGTGATCGACGAACTGGACTCGCGGGTCCAGAGCGTCTTCCGCCCCGAAGACGTGTACTTTCCGGTGTACGACCAGCCCGAAATCGTCGACATCCTCGACGAGCGCGTCAGGAAGGGGTTCAACGACGGGGTCATCTCCCGGGACACGCTCGAGTACGTCGCCGAGCTAACCGCAGAGAGCGGCGACCTCCGGGTCGGGATCGACCTGCTTCGGCGAGCGGGACTCACCGCCGAGATGCGCGCCAGCCGCGTCGTCGAGCGCGAAGACGTCGAAACAGCCTACGAGAAGTCCAAGTACGTGAGCCTCTCACAGAGCCTCTCGGGACTCAGCGACACGGAACGCACCCTGCTCGAGGTCATCGCGACCAACGACGGCGAACAGGCAGGCGCCGTCTACGAGGCCTTCCGCGAGGAGACCGACCTGGGCTACACGCGCTACTCCGAAATCGTCAACAAACTCGACCAGCTCGGCCTGATCGAGGCCGATTACGCCGAGATCGACGGCCGCGGTCGTTCGCGCTCGCTGACGCTCGCCTACGAGAAAGAGGCGGTGCTCGATCGGCTCGAGTGA
- a CDS encoding DUF7553 family protein, which produces MVASELQNARTELEDAADTAEDDIRDDLSEAAEKSGQLESEAEKVDHAMLDDHLNTLRQLRERAGGETEAAVDRAIEHAEAYRENLEQA; this is translated from the coding sequence ATGGTCGCTTCCGAACTGCAGAACGCCCGAACGGAACTCGAGGACGCCGCCGACACCGCCGAGGACGATATCCGCGACGACCTCAGCGAGGCCGCGGAGAAATCCGGCCAACTCGAGTCGGAGGCCGAAAAAGTCGATCACGCGATGCTCGACGACCACCTAAACACCCTCCGACAACTGCGCGAACGCGCCGGCGGCGAGACCGAAGCGGCCGTCGACCGGGCGATCGAGCACGCGGAGGCGTACCGCGAGAACCTCGAGCAGGCCTGA
- a CDS encoding DUF7405 family protein: MTVPERRGLTRRDYLRAVVAVGGASAISACLDERGEVDVPAGTNDPGSLPARQHAWNEFLETDDDGNVRPPEHHVLVALSLADDPAGENDGDSLEEATETVEESLRTLERAYEWSNDGLLFTVGYTPSYFDRFDGKLPETVDLPAPEALTDREDPAFDEFDALLHLASDHPEVVLRAEEALFGELETVNGEPVETDLTGVFDRLEERRRTGFVGPGLPAEHTDVDGVPDSVPEEAPFFMGFRSGFQESQATEDRVTIRDGPFASGATQQLSSLDIQLDVWFEQESHAQRVMKTFSPDHDEDQVGDIGEALEISNGLTDEQIDDTESDARNRGVVGHAQKAARAREDGEPIILRRDFNTVDGDTPGTHFLSLQREMDDFLSVREAMTGADLDVGIIQNNGILGYIFVGRRGNYLLPPRSHRALPTPSPD; the protein is encoded by the coding sequence GTGACGGTTCCCGAGCGACGCGGACTCACCAGACGAGACTACCTCCGAGCGGTCGTGGCGGTCGGCGGTGCCAGCGCCATCAGCGCCTGTCTCGACGAGCGCGGGGAGGTCGACGTGCCCGCCGGAACCAACGACCCCGGCTCGCTTCCGGCGCGCCAACACGCCTGGAACGAGTTTCTCGAGACCGACGACGACGGCAACGTTCGACCGCCGGAACACCACGTGCTAGTGGCGCTCTCGCTCGCGGACGATCCCGCCGGTGAGAACGATGGTGATTCGCTCGAGGAGGCGACCGAAACGGTCGAGGAGAGCCTGCGGACGCTCGAGCGGGCCTACGAGTGGAGCAACGACGGGCTGTTGTTCACGGTGGGGTACACGCCGTCGTACTTCGATCGATTCGACGGGAAGCTCCCTGAAACGGTCGATCTCCCCGCGCCGGAAGCGCTGACGGACCGCGAGGACCCCGCGTTCGACGAGTTCGACGCACTGCTCCACCTCGCCAGCGATCACCCCGAGGTCGTGCTCCGGGCCGAAGAAGCGCTCTTCGGCGAGCTCGAGACGGTAAACGGCGAGCCCGTCGAGACGGACCTGACGGGCGTGTTCGACCGACTCGAGGAGCGTCGCCGAACCGGGTTCGTGGGACCGGGGTTGCCAGCCGAGCACACCGACGTCGACGGCGTTCCGGACTCGGTGCCGGAGGAGGCTCCGTTTTTCATGGGCTTTCGATCCGGCTTTCAGGAGAGTCAGGCGACCGAAGACCGCGTCACGATCCGGGACGGGCCCTTCGCCAGCGGGGCGACCCAGCAGCTCTCGTCGCTCGACATCCAGCTCGACGTCTGGTTCGAACAGGAAAGCCACGCCCAGCGCGTGATGAAGACGTTCAGCCCGGACCACGACGAGGATCAGGTCGGCGATATTGGCGAAGCGCTCGAGATCTCGAACGGACTCACCGACGAGCAGATCGACGACACCGAGTCAGACGCGCGAAATCGCGGCGTCGTCGGCCACGCCCAGAAGGCGGCGCGAGCGCGCGAGGACGGCGAGCCGATCATCCTTCGGCGGGATTTCAACACGGTCGACGGCGACACCCCCGGCACGCATTTCCTGTCCCTCCAGCGGGAGATGGATGACTTCCTCTCGGTTCGAGAGGCGATGACGGGGGCCGACCTCGACGTGGGGATCATTCAGAACAACGGCATTCTGGGCTACATCTTCGTCGGTCGGCGCGGGAACTACCTCCTCCCGCCCCGGTCGCACCGGGCGCTTCCGACGCCGAGTCCCGACTGA
- a CDS encoding DUF7350 domain-containing protein encodes MDRRIDRRRFLVQTGAAAGAVALAGCTLEVEDGAAEGSGDPTLPQFYEIQDKPDAVYLPTHREAMKMLEPVEAGEYTLAPMLSYVHPFWIISGDEIEREEPDDGNGVHLMVVVWDTETGVVLPVDSGAQLRVKKDGEQVGSPRTLWTMISQQMGFHFGDNVPLADDGTYTAELTLPPLDVRTTGELEGKFAETETASFEFEYDQTFRNEVATGVEYLDREEWGDPGALEPMRHGGDMNSGDMNGGEASGEGNGDGHVQFSALPPAEEYPGAGLEPSSGEDAATSSDAVFVTRLLESGSRFVEGSERYLLVSPRTPYNRVPLADMSMTAAISNGEAADSVALEQTIDGEYGIHYGAALAGVEPGSRVTIEIDSFPQVARHQGYDTAFFDMPPVELTVPESIDS; translated from the coding sequence ATGGACCGGCGAATCGATCGACGGCGCTTTCTCGTGCAAACGGGCGCGGCGGCGGGCGCTGTCGCGCTAGCGGGGTGTACCCTCGAGGTCGAGGACGGAGCCGCCGAAGGGAGTGGGGACCCCACGCTACCCCAGTTCTACGAGATTCAGGACAAACCGGACGCGGTGTACTTGCCGACACACCGGGAAGCGATGAAGATGCTCGAGCCGGTCGAGGCCGGCGAGTACACGCTCGCGCCGATGCTCTCGTACGTCCATCCCTTTTGGATCATCAGCGGCGACGAGATCGAGCGCGAGGAGCCCGACGACGGCAACGGCGTCCACCTCATGGTCGTCGTCTGGGACACCGAAACCGGCGTCGTGCTCCCCGTCGACAGCGGGGCACAGCTTCGGGTCAAGAAAGACGGCGAGCAGGTCGGCTCGCCGCGAACGCTCTGGACGATGATCTCCCAGCAGATGGGCTTTCACTTCGGCGACAACGTGCCGCTCGCCGACGACGGCACCTACACCGCCGAGCTGACGCTCCCGCCGCTCGACGTTCGCACGACGGGCGAGCTCGAGGGGAAGTTCGCGGAGACGGAGACCGCCTCCTTCGAGTTCGAGTACGATCAGACCTTCCGCAACGAGGTCGCCACCGGGGTCGAGTACCTCGATCGCGAGGAGTGGGGCGACCCCGGCGCGCTCGAGCCGATGCGCCACGGTGGAGACATGAACAGTGGGGACATGAACGGTGGAGAGGCGAGCGGCGAGGGCAACGGCGACGGCCACGTTCAGTTCTCGGCGCTGCCGCCGGCCGAGGAGTACCCCGGGGCGGGACTCGAGCCGAGTTCCGGCGAGGACGCGGCCACGAGCAGCGACGCGGTCTTCGTGACACGGCTTCTCGAGTCCGGATCGCGGTTCGTCGAGGGGAGCGAGCGGTACCTCCTCGTCTCTCCCAGAACGCCCTACAACCGGGTTCCGCTCGCGGACATGTCCATGACGGCCGCGATTTCGAACGGCGAAGCCGCAGATTCCGTCGCGCTCGAGCAGACGATCGACGGCGAGTACGGCATCCACTACGGGGCCGCGCTCGCGGGCGTCGAACCGGGTTCGAGGGTGACGATCGAGATCGACTCGTTCCCGCAGGTCGCGCGCCACCAGGGGTACGACACGGCGTTTTTCGACATGCCCCCGGTCGAACTGACGGTGCCGGAATCGATCGACTCATGA
- a CDS encoding cohesin domain-containing protein, with product MTATRTRVAVALAVLLLAAGLLAAPASAGHSPGVYSFEPDDARVAAGETVAVDVILAANRTPAGDGLSEAGFTVDYDADRFSVVDVEHGSWFEDGDEPPEGAIDRSSAVDEDAGTVSVETALESPDDGVANTAPVATITFRASEDAADGESKLAFANSSAATPASPSPTITNEGTLEVGEGVLGASGFGVPVAVGSLLLAVLVGLRRRG from the coding sequence ATGACGGCGACGCGCACTCGAGTCGCAGTCGCGCTCGCAGTCCTGCTGCTTGCCGCCGGCCTCCTCGCCGCGCCGGCCAGCGCCGGACACAGCCCCGGCGTCTACAGCTTCGAACCGGACGACGCACGCGTGGCCGCCGGCGAAACCGTCGCGGTCGACGTCATCCTCGCGGCCAACCGGACCCCCGCCGGCGACGGGCTCAGCGAGGCGGGCTTCACCGTCGACTACGACGCGGATCGGTTCTCGGTCGTCGACGTCGAACACGGCTCGTGGTTCGAAGATGGCGACGAGCCGCCGGAAGGGGCGATCGACCGCTCCAGCGCGGTCGACGAGGACGCGGGCACCGTCTCGGTCGAAACCGCACTCGAGTCGCCCGACGACGGGGTGGCGAACACCGCACCCGTCGCGACGATCACGTTCCGGGCCAGCGAGGACGCCGCCGACGGCGAGAGCAAGCTCGCGTTCGCGAACAGCTCCGCGGCGACGCCCGCGAGTCCGTCGCCGACCATTACCAACGAGGGGACCCTCGAGGTCGGCGAGGGCGTGCTGGGCGCGAGCGGGTTCGGCGTGCCGGTCGCGGTCGGATCGCTGTTGCTCGCTGTTCTCGTTGGTCTCCGACGACGAGGATAA
- a CDS encoding cation diffusion facilitator family transporter, giving the protein MNEHESAHDGSHDDHNHGHGRSSTSSWKLAAVSVINLLGFLAELAGGLLFGSVALLSDAFHMLFDALAYVMAFAAAHIADNYGDSDRWSYGLHRLEPLAAFLNGLLLLPMVGFILWESYQRFLEPVAIGTGPTLAIATGGLLVNIGSVYVLQGGGMSLNERGAFYHLLGDAGGSVAVIISTVVIEMTGLQIIDPIVAGLIAVVITWSAGKVLRGSSAIFLHRTPFEQHEVRAILRKVNGVTAVDDLHVWQICSQITVATVHLETDVETMPEAETVTRSVHEELVHHGVDHATVELCPGYGDRSTHLNNHAH; this is encoded by the coding sequence ATGAACGAACACGAGTCGGCCCACGATGGCTCACACGATGACCACAATCACGGACATGGGAGATCATCGACGAGTAGCTGGAAACTAGCTGCCGTCTCGGTCATCAACCTCCTCGGATTCCTCGCTGAACTTGCTGGCGGTCTACTGTTTGGTTCAGTTGCGCTCCTGAGCGACGCCTTTCACATGCTATTTGACGCGCTCGCGTACGTGATGGCGTTCGCTGCCGCCCACATCGCCGACAACTATGGAGATAGTGATCGCTGGTCGTACGGTCTCCATCGTCTCGAACCGCTTGCCGCCTTCCTCAACGGCCTTTTATTGCTGCCGATGGTCGGGTTCATCCTCTGGGAATCCTACCAGCGATTTCTTGAGCCGGTGGCAATCGGAACTGGCCCCACGCTCGCCATCGCAACGGGTGGCCTACTGGTCAACATCGGCTCGGTATACGTCCTACAGGGCGGCGGGATGAGCCTCAACGAACGAGGGGCGTTCTACCACCTTCTCGGCGATGCCGGTGGCTCAGTTGCCGTTATTATCTCTACGGTTGTTATCGAGATGACTGGACTCCAGATCATTGACCCAATCGTCGCAGGGCTAATCGCTGTCGTCATTACATGGTCGGCGGGGAAAGTACTCCGTGGGAGCAGTGCGATCTTCCTACACCGGACGCCATTCGAGCAGCACGAGGTACGGGCCATCCTGCGGAAGGTCAATGGCGTGACCGCCGTAGACGACCTGCATGTATGGCAGATTTGTAGTCAGATCACGGTCGCCACCGTCCATCTTGAGACCGACGTGGAGACAATGCCTGAAGCCGAGACGGTAACCCGAAGCGTCCACGAGGAACTTGTCCATCATGGCGTCGATCACGCCACTGTCGAACTGTGTCCCGGCTATGGCGACCGCAGCACGCACCTGAACAATCACGCCCACTAA
- a CDS encoding SpoIIAA family protein produces the protein MFEILKATKDNVVAVRMGDGTPAGYREFYDLLVEKTDEFGTVHVYEETIEWTLSTYLSHLHGVVPDLRTGSKFDIGRYATVGDSRWAKLLYYQWRAIAPVWPVSPDEMRYYGLSKRDYALDWVMSTNPTK, from the coding sequence ATGTTCGAGATTCTTAAAGCGACCAAAGACAACGTAGTCGCGGTTCGGATGGGAGACGGCACGCCTGCCGGGTATCGGGAGTTCTATGACCTACTCGTTGAGAAGACCGACGAGTTCGGGACAGTGCATGTCTACGAAGAGACGATAGAATGGACGCTATCGACATATCTCTCGCACCTGCATGGTGTCGTCCCCGATCTGCGAACCGGTTCGAAATTCGACATTGGTCGGTATGCCACGGTCGGTGATTCCCGCTGGGCTAAACTCCTTTACTACCAGTGGCGTGCAATCGCCCCAGTCTGGCCGGTCTCGCCGGACGAGATGCGCTACTACGGGCTGTCGAAACGCGACTATGCACTTGACTGGGTGATGTCTACCAATCCCACCAAATAG
- a CDS encoding DUF6498-containing protein: protein MAAEEKSRVRTTLALLVLANLLPFVGLEVFEWSLPEALFVYWIDIGLFVVLYAGLVPFAQKKPRPEERMIGLVTVPIPFVSGRSGSVQPVQWLPPIWYRNLKYAFGILVFGLGFWFITGNLFLVESDPGFYYDTEGVPTDSIEQSFVAIQRSFTPEALGMIALLFGFRLLITYKQFSSQRRYERVSAPVLAEIPTRIVVFWFLLTAITAISLIVIVLPLLHDFGISTVSKAWVIVIVVFGKFTMEWAVFHGGRLENSDGLIRWLTPEEIPDKSATDS, encoded by the coding sequence ATGGCGGCCGAAGAGAAATCGCGTGTTCGAACGACACTTGCCCTCCTCGTTCTCGCAAATCTGCTTCCGTTTGTCGGACTCGAGGTCTTCGAGTGGAGCCTACCCGAAGCCCTCTTCGTGTACTGGATCGATATTGGACTGTTCGTAGTTCTGTATGCTGGATTAGTTCCCTTTGCGCAGAAAAAACCGCGACCGGAAGAACGGATGATTGGGTTAGTCACAGTTCCAATACCGTTCGTGTCTGGCCGTTCCGGATCGGTCCAGCCAGTCCAGTGGCTCCCGCCAATTTGGTATCGAAATCTGAAATACGCATTCGGTATTCTCGTGTTCGGACTCGGTTTCTGGTTTATAACTGGGAACCTATTTCTCGTCGAATCAGATCCCGGGTTTTATTACGATACTGAAGGAGTTCCTACTGATTCGATAGAGCAATCTTTCGTAGCAATTCAGCGGTCGTTCACCCCTGAGGCGCTTGGCATGATTGCGTTGCTGTTCGGATTTCGATTGCTCATCACTTATAAACAATTTAGTAGCCAACGACGGTACGAACGTGTCTCGGCACCGGTACTGGCTGAGATTCCGACACGGATCGTAGTGTTTTGGTTTCTTCTGACCGCAATAACGGCCATCTCGTTAATCGTGATTGTACTACCGCTTCTACACGACTTCGGGATATCGACGGTGAGTAAAGCCTGGGTTATCGTAATCGTCGTATTTGGGAAATTCACCATGGAATGGGCAGTCTTCCACGGAGGACGACTGGAGAATTCTGACGGCCTCATCCGGTGGCTCACACCCGAAGAGATACCTGATAAATCGGCAACCGATTCGTGA
- the uvrB gene encoding excinuclease ABC subunit UvrB, protein MSDTRGPLQPDRPDAAEPFEVDAPFDPAGDQPEAIEELAEGFRSGADKQTLLGVTGSGKTNTVSWTIEEIQQPTLVIAHNKTLAAQLYEEFRNLFPNNAVEYFVSYYDYYQPEAYVEQSDTYIDKDASINDEIDRLRHSATRSLLTREDVIVVASVSAIYGLGDPRNYIDMSLRLEVGEEVGRDELLKRLVDLNYERNDVDFTQGTFRVRGDTVEIYPMYGRYAVRVELWGDEIDRMIKVDPLEGEAKGKQQAVLVHPAEHYSIPETKLETAMDEIRDDLDSRISYFERQGDLVAAQRIEERTTFDLEMMQETGYCSGIENYSLYLSDRESGEAPYTLLDYFPEDFLTVVDESHQTIPQIRGQYAGDKSRKDSLVENGFRLPTAYDNRPLTFEEFEEKTDRTLYVSATPSDYEREESDQIVEQIVRPTHLVDPEVEISSASGQVDDLMDRIDDRIERDERTLVTTLTKRMAEDLTEYLEEAGVNVAYMHDETDTLERHEIIRSLRLGEIDVLVGINLLREGLDIPEVSLVAILDADQEGFLRSETTLVQTMGRAARNVNGEVVLYADDPSSAMADAIEETQRRRRIQQRYNEEHGYEPTTIEKEVGETNLPGSKTDTTEISGRELADDDEAARYVQDLEDRMEEAAENLEFELAADIRDRIREVREEFELESDEEGIAPPAEEF, encoded by the coding sequence GTGAGCGACACTCGAGGCCCGCTACAACCGGACCGTCCAGACGCCGCCGAGCCGTTCGAGGTCGACGCACCCTTCGACCCCGCCGGCGACCAGCCCGAGGCGATCGAGGAGTTAGCCGAGGGGTTCCGATCGGGGGCGGACAAACAGACCCTGCTGGGCGTGACGGGGTCGGGAAAGACCAACACCGTCTCGTGGACGATCGAGGAGATCCAGCAGCCGACGCTGGTGATCGCCCACAACAAGACGCTGGCGGCCCAGCTCTACGAGGAGTTCAGGAACCTGTTTCCGAACAACGCCGTCGAGTACTTCGTCTCTTACTACGACTACTACCAGCCCGAGGCCTACGTCGAGCAGAGCGACACCTACATCGACAAGGACGCCTCGATCAACGACGAGATCGACCGGCTTCGCCACTCCGCGACGCGCTCGCTTTTGACCCGCGAGGACGTGATCGTCGTCGCGTCCGTCTCCGCGATCTACGGCCTCGGCGACCCGCGAAACTACATCGACATGTCCCTGCGACTCGAGGTCGGCGAGGAGGTCGGCCGCGACGAACTCCTAAAGCGGCTCGTAGACCTGAACTACGAGCGCAACGACGTCGACTTCACGCAGGGCACGTTCCGCGTGCGCGGCGACACCGTCGAGATCTACCCGATGTACGGCCGCTACGCGGTCCGGGTCGAACTCTGGGGCGACGAAATCGATCGCATGATCAAGGTCGATCCGCTCGAGGGTGAGGCTAAAGGCAAACAGCAGGCCGTGCTCGTCCACCCGGCGGAGCACTACTCGATTCCGGAAACGAAACTCGAGACCGCGATGGACGAGATCCGAGACGACCTGGATTCACGGATCAGCTACTTCGAGCGCCAGGGCGACCTCGTCGCCGCCCAGCGGATCGAAGAGCGGACGACCTTCGACCTCGAGATGATGCAGGAAACGGGCTACTGTTCGGGTATCGAGAACTACTCGCTGTACCTCTCGGATCGCGAGTCGGGAGAGGCCCCCTACACGCTGCTCGATTACTTCCCCGAGGACTTCCTCACCGTCGTTGACGAATCCCACCAGACCATCCCCCAGATCCGGGGCCAGTACGCCGGCGATAAGTCCCGCAAGGACTCGCTGGTCGAGAACGGGTTCCGACTGCCGACGGCCTACGACAACCGCCCGCTCACCTTCGAGGAGTTCGAGGAAAAGACCGACCGGACGCTGTACGTCTCGGCGACGCCAAGCGACTACGAGCGCGAGGAGAGCGACCAGATTGTCGAGCAGATCGTTCGACCGACCCACCTCGTCGACCCCGAGGTGGAGATCTCGTCCGCCAGCGGGCAGGTCGACGACCTGATGGACCGCATCGACGACCGCATCGAGCGCGACGAGCGCACCCTCGTGACGACGCTCACCAAGCGGATGGCCGAGGACCTGACCGAGTACCTCGAGGAAGCAGGCGTGAACGTCGCGTACATGCACGACGAGACCGACACCTTGGAGCGCCACGAGATCATCCGCTCGCTTCGATTGGGCGAGATCGACGTGCTCGTCGGCATCAACCTCCTGCGGGAGGGACTGGACATCCCCGAGGTGAGCCTCGTCGCGATCCTCGACGCCGACCAGGAAGGGTTCCTCCGCAGCGAGACCACGCTCGTCCAGACGATGGGCCGGGCCGCCCGAAACGTCAACGGCGAGGTCGTCCTCTACGCCGACGATCCCTCGAGCGCGATGGCCGACGCCATCGAGGAGACCCAGCGCCGCCGCCGGATTCAACAGCGGTACAACGAGGAACACGGCTACGAACCGACCACGATCGAGAAGGAAGTCGGCGAGACGAACCTCCCGGGGAGCAAGACAGATACCACCGAAATCTCCGGACGCGAACTCGCGGACGACGACGAGGCGGCGCGGTACGTACAGGACTTAGAGGATCGGATGGAGGAAGCCGCGGAGAACCTCGAGTTCGAACTGGCGGCCGACATTCGAGACCGGATTCGGGAGGTGCGCGAGGAGTTCGAACTCGAGAGCGACGAAGAGGGAATCGCGCCGCCGGCCGAGGAGTTCTGA